One Coffea arabica cultivar ET-39 chromosome 5e, Coffea Arabica ET-39 HiFi, whole genome shotgun sequence DNA segment encodes these proteins:
- the LOC113722716 gene encoding DEAD-box ATP-dependent RNA helicase 28-like: protein MASDFLFEPPSDEEIEYEHDDSKDDSGEEDGEAENDAVNEEEDEISISPAKKNKKSKHSPWDFSSYSQSVADEHARRCTTSIDFKISQALLQQRSAPAPSPPIPTSDHDHDHDHDHDHDHDSDSQPDRQEDYREEDDDDMANSNAVSDKKPFFGSAEEVSYHANSFLELHLSRPLLRACEALGYTKPTPIQAACIPLALAGRDICGSAITGSGKTAAFALPTLERLHFRPKNRPATRVLILTPTRELAVQVHSMIEKLAQFMTDIRCCLVVGGLSLKTQEAALRSKPDIVVATPGRMIDHLRNSLSIDLDELAVLILDEADRLLELGFSAEIRELVRLCPKRRQTMLFSATMTEEVDELIKLSLNKPLRISADPSTKRPATLTEEVVRIRRMREGNQEAVLLALCSRTFTSKVIIFSGTKQAAHRLKILFGLAGLKAAELHGNLTQAQRLDALELFRKQQVDFLIATDVAARGLDIIGVQTVVNFACPRDLTSYVHRVGRTARAGREGYAVTFVTDNDRSLLKAIVKRAGSKLKSRIVAEQSTTKWSQMIEQMEDQVAEILQEEREEMALRKAEMEAAKAENMIAHKDEIYSRPKRTWFATEKEKKLVAKAAKELLQNRKHPGNELVSAEQAEDLKMKEKRKRDREKNLPRKKRRKLEAAREKLEDDSEVLQGIDKSKKENAGISLVDLAYRRAKAVKAVKRATDAGKITRRVEKKSKHPSQKTQSRMEEMRELFQSDMSEKKQKRNPQGGGKKKSSFKSKSRYKRR from the exons ATGGCTTCAGATTTCTTGTTTGAACCCCCGAGCGATGAGGAAATCGAGTACGAGCACGACGACAGTAAGGACGACTCAGGCGAAGAAGACGGAGAAGCGGAAAACGACGCCGTTAACGAGGAGGAAGACGAAATATCAATTTCTCCAgctaaaaagaataaaaaatccaAGCACTCTCCCTGGGATTTCTCTTCCTACTCCCAGTCAGTTGCCGACGAGCATGCCCGCCGCTGCACCACTTCCATTGACTTCAAAATCTCCCAAGCCCTCCTCCAACAGCGATCCGCCCCTGCCCCCTCCCCGCCTATCCCCACCTCTGACCACGACCACGACCACGACCACGACCACGACCACGATCACGACTCCGATTCCCAACCTGACCGTCAA GAGGACTATAGGgaggaagatgatgatgatatgGCTAATAGTAATGCTGTCAGTGATAAAAAACCATTCTTTGGGTCGGCGGAGGAAGTTTCCTACCACGCAAATTCATTTCTGGAGCTGCATCTTTCGAGGCCCTTACTTCGAGCTTGTGAAGCATTGGGCTATACCAAGCCCACACCAATTCAG GCTGCATGTATTCCGTTGGCATTAGCAGGCCGTGATATATGTGGAAGTGCAATAACAGGTTCAGGGAAG ACGGCTGCCTTTGCCTTGCCAACACTGGAAAGGTTACATTTCCGTCCAAAGAATCGCCCTGCCACTAGAGTTCTAATTCTGACGCCAACAAGGGAGTTAGCTGTGCA GGTCCACAGCATGATAGAAAAGCTTGCTCAATTCATGACAGATATTAGATGTTGTCTGGTGGTTGGTGGGCTTTCATTGAAG ACGCAAGAGGCAGCTTTGAGGTCCAAGCCGGATATAGTTGTTGCTACTCCAGGACGTATGATAGATCATCTCCGGAATTCTCTGTCCATAGATTTGGATGAGCTTGCTGTTTTGATCCTTGATGAAGCGGATCGTCTCCTGGAGTTAGGATTCAGTGCTGAAATTCGTGAGCTG GTAAGACTGTGTCCTAAACGTAGACAGACCATGCTATTTTCAGCTACCATGACAGAGGAAGTTGATGAGCTTATCAAGCTATCCTTGAACAAACCTCTGCGTATTTCAGCCGATCCATCCACAAAAAGGCCAGCAACTTTAACTGAAGA GGTGGTTAGGATACGCCGGATGCGTGAAGGGAATCAGGAGGCAGTACTTCTTGCTCTGTGCTCTAGGACATTCACATCTAAAGTCATTATTTTCAG TGGGACAAAGCAGGCTGCCCATcggttgaaaattttgtttgggTTGGCTGGCTTAAAAGCTGCTGAGCTTCATGGAAATCTGACCCAGGCTCAACGCCTAGAC GCTTTGGAACTTTTTCGGAAGCAACAAGTGGATTTTCTGATTGCAACTGATGTTGCTGCTCGA ggACTTGATATTATTGGAGTCCAAACAGTTGTCAATTTTGCATGTCCTCGCGACCTTACAAG TTATGTTCATCGAGTCGGTCGTACAGCTAGAGCTGGTAGGGAAGGGTATGCTGTTACTTTTGTGACTGACAATGATCGGTCTCTTCTGAAAGCCATT GTTAAAAGAGCTGGGTCCAAGTTGAAGAGCCGAATTGTGGCAGAGCAGTCCACAACTAAGTGGTCTCAAATGATTGAGCAAATGGAAGACCAAGTTGCCGAAATTCTTCAGGAAGAGAG GGAAGAAATGGCTTTGAGAAAAGCAGAAATGGAAGCCGCTAAG GCTGAAAACATGATTGCGCATAAAGATGAAATTTACTCACGCCCTAAAAGAACTTGGTTTGCTactgaaaaggagaaaaagcttGTTGCAAAGGCAGCCAAG GAATTGTTGCAAAATAGGAAGCATCCTGGAAATGAGCTAGTTAGTGCTGAACAAGCTGAAGATCTTaagatgaaagaaaaaagaaagcgaGATAGGGAG AAAAATCTTCCtagaaagaaaaggaggaagTTGGAAGCAGCTAGAGAGAAACTGGAAGATGACAGTGAAGTTCTCCAG GGCATTGACAAAAGTAAGAAAGAGAATGCTGGAATTTCCCTTGTTGATTTAGCTTATCGGCGGGCAAAAGCTGTGAAAGCTGTGAAAAGGGCTACTGACGCTGGAAAAATTACAAGAAGGGTGGAAAAGAAATCCAAACATCCTTCCCAGAAAACCCAATCTAGAATGGAAGAGATGCGGGAGCTTTTTCAGAGTGACATGAGTgagaaaaaacagaaaagaaaccCTCAAGGAGGTGGGAAGAAGAAATCCTCATTCAAAAGCAAGTCAAG GTACAAACGGAGGTAG